The region GACATTTCGGATCAAGGAGGTAAAGACATTTAAGAAGTATTTTGCTACTTGTTTTCTCTATAACTTCGCGCTCTACGATTACGTAGAATTCCCTAGCGGTTCATCTTGATGAGGATCCTAACAGAGAGCATGCTGGTGATCGTACCTATAGTAAGTGAAGGCAATAGTCGGTCAAGCTCTTGCAAATTCCACTGGTAAGAGCTGTCAATGTTTGTGAATAGTTGTTACGCTATCTTAGTGATAGTTTTGGATGAAAAACATCGCGattgtttggcaaaaaaaataaatgactTTCTAAACCGATCACAGCGAGAAATTTGCAGCAAGATGCAATTTTACCGAAATTGGAATCGCTTGAAACACGTTTGCAAGAACTGCCAGCAAACTAGAGATAAGATAAACAGTTTTCGTAATCTACAATGTTTTAAAGTGAATTCGTAGTGAAAGAAGTTGAGCTTCAATTCGACACGGCTTGGACATCCCAATCGTCTAATGCTATCAATGGGAAAAAAACGTTCTGAATTGTCCCCGTTGTTCAACACAAATTTAAGCATGAACGTTAGTAATAACAGACATTGTTAATCTTCACCAGTTCATCAAAGCTCTCAGTAAATTTAGTGCAATGGACTGCgctaaaagcaaaaaaaaacgtgttcAATAAGGTACAGTAGCCAAGCCcgattgttttggaaaaatacGCTGTTTTGTGCAGAAGGAATGGCAATATATGCATTTACGGAATATATGGACAATCCATACATCAACTTCAACCAGAAAAGCCAACGAATATAGTCTCGACTAACAGCTTTAACCGCAGCACCGTATTCTTTCATATTCCAAGGTGTTGACCCTTCGACGAATTGTTGGGGTTCGTCAGCCATAAGTTGTTCTTTCGGTGGACCTGAGTGAATGTCGTACAGAAGGACATTTTGATAGAAGTTGCAACACAGGATGCGGCATAGGCGTGGTGTAGATagaatttgaatgaaaactcAGATATTTCACTTCCGATACGATCGATTCAACAGTGACAACGTTAACAGTGATTTTGCGCAAATAGTAAAGCTACTCACAAACCGGTATTATTCGATTTCCATTGGTTTTATTAATATCATTACAAGTAGCATCTTTTGCAATGCCTCATAATATCCGTTTTTAGTTATTTGTACATATAAATCATAATTGTATTACTTTTTGCACGAATTTTGTCCTAACGATTGTATAGTGTGATAAGCACACATTATTTCATTGATTCTCATTTTAGCTAATGTGTTAATATAAATTATACATACTAAGCTATTCAATGTGTGCACTTGTATCGGCTTGGGTTATTTGTTGTGGATGAATACAACATTTCTGAGTGCATTAGAGATGCTTTAAAGAAGATTTGATCAAAACTGTTTTGCTCTGTCTTATGTACAGTGTATGCGACAAGTTCTCGTTCGTCTCGAGCAGTTTACCGACCGCTTCGTAGTCCTCAAAGACAAAAGAATAATGCTAACCAACAATTTTGCCAGATAGCAATGGCCATGATAGTAAGGTTTGTAGGGCGTAAAAGTTGgtaatgttttttgtttcttcatgCTGTTTCAGAAGGTGCGAAATAGGATCAATACAAGAcgtagtcgtcgtcggtagGTAGGTAGAATTGAACGCGAAGAGGAATTGAAGCTCGCTTTTAGCTAGGGTAACGATGATCTGACGTGATTAAATTAACTCAGCTGATAGTATTCGGGGGCGAAATCATTGGCCAAGTTGctaagaaaattgaaatcggATGACGAGTTGGAATTATCAAGGCTAACCATAGCGGTAGAACTGTTTGGAGCACTGGGTGGTGGCTGTGGGTGATGAGGGTTTGGCACTTGGCTCAAGGATACATCAATTGCATGTGCCACCCCACCGTTGAGTCCGTTGCTGATGACCATGCTGTTGTTAGTAGggccatgttgttgttgatgctgctggtgctgctgctgctgctgctgctggtggaataCATGTagctgttgatgatgttgctgatgttgcggATGAATTGGaggctgttgatgatgatcgtagtAAGCCACCGATCCTGCGGAAGATGCTTGATGATAAGGGAAGCTCTCACAAGCCTCGTTCCCTATTGATCCGCTTGTGCCGACTCCCATTCCCATGTAAGCAGCTGAGTTTCCTTGGTAATCCATGTTGCCAGATCCTGCATTGGGCATTGCTCCTTGATGGTAAGACCCCATACCATCGTAATAGTGACCCTGTGGCACGGCGGTCGTTTTCACTGGATCATAATAGCCTCCACCGAATTCATGCTGGCCATCGTAGTCATTGGAGTAGTACTGACCACCTCCAGTGTATTGTGGTGTAGTGTTAACACTAGGGTCACAATTGTTGTAGTAAAGTTGATTCTGATGATGAAAAGCGGTCTCATGTAGCATTggttgcggatgctgctgaacttgttgtggttgctgcggCTGGAGTTTCGATGATGGATCCTGTAGGAGCACTTTGCTGCCAAAGTTTTTGATGTTCGCGAGAGCAGGACCAAATTCTGCTTTATTAGAGGCATGAGCCCCACCTGGATACACAGCGTTCAGTGGGTTTTGCGGACCAGCTCCGGTCGATGGCGGTAAACCTGACTTCTGGTGGTGCGGGTATTGCTGATAGTGCATGTTGGGATCGCCTTTTCCAAAGTACTCGTGCTTATTATTTCCAGTGTAGTACATTCCACTGGCCGACGGGCCTCCCGGCATCGTAGCACTGGGTGCGGTGGTTGGTGATCCAGTTTCGTGGCCAGGCAGCCCATGTGGTTGCTTATGCTTGATAACACTGTAAGGGCCTGGCTGATTGTAGTACGTTTGcaagttgttgttgctactggtggtattattgttgttaatgttgttGCTAATTGGCGAGATGGCTGATGTCGAGACAGGACTGTGTGGAACGGGAATGGGCACGGGCGTAGATGTGTTCGGCCCGTTATCCTTTTTAGAATGATAGCCCACACCTTCGAAGGCTTTGAATTGATTACTATTGATGATTTTGGATGAACTGACCGACTCTTTCTTGATCATCTGGGGGAAATAGaaagacaaatgaaaaaaatgctcaaTTGATGCACGAAAGCGCACTGACTACTGACAGCGTTCAATCGGATTTTCACCTCAGGTTTTTTCTTGACTTTAGCATGGatttcctcatcatcatccaagcTGCCGGTTGAGGCCACACTGGAATCAGCACTGACGGCAttaccgctaccaccaccaccggtgggtgTGCCCAGTTCGACGGTCGAGTTCGGTGTCATCGCTGTGGGTAAATAGGCAGAAGGTATTCAGTATAGCCAATTCGTGGCTGATGTAGCACTTTCAGTGCAACTATTGCTACTTACCCGTGTTAGGGGTGCTGTTGTTCAAACCTCGCGAGCTAGACGTTGAGTCCGGAATGTCATCTGAAGGCAGCTCGCATCCTTGGCAGGATTTTTTGGAATTGGAATCTGTGAGCAAACAGTGTTAGGATCAGTTTTTTGTGCAAACCGTGTTTTGCGTGAAAATACTACACCTTTCAAGTCATCTTTTCCCGATTCATCATCGTCCGTCTTAGAGAGTGTCTGTCGCTTATGCTTCATGCGTCGGTTTTGAAACCACACTTTCACCTGCGAAACCAATGAGCAAAcggaaagataaataaacgATGGAAAGTAGAAATTACAGACCGGCGATAGCTGTTGCAAGATGAAGTTGCCGGTCGTATGAGTAAATGCATACCCTCCCCTCACCGTTCAGGGCCTCTAATAAAAGACTTACCTGCCGTTCGGTTAAGTCCAGGCTGGCAGCAATTTCGATTCTACGTGGACGGCATAGATACTTGTTAAAATGAAACtctttctccagctccagtaaCTGAGTGTTGGTATAAGCCGTACGCAATCTTCGTGGGAGCCCATTTTCCGCCACAAACTCGGCTACATCGTGAAAGGAGTAGAtagaaaaatgacaaaaatgagcaaaatggACGCTACAGCGTTTATTTCTATCGTTACAAATGGAAACTAATTAAAGATTGTAAAACTTGGGAATTTTTGCGTTAGCTGGCATGGATCGTGCAAAAAGATCATTTACTTATTTAGTAAGGAACGGACAGCGAATCGGAATCGGGTATTTGACGGACATGCGTGGAACAGGTGCATGTCGGCGTAAATTTTGAATGCGTTCGTTGAAGCGAAAGCGCGTTAATCGATCTTCGCTATTTTCACACGTTTCACAAACGGGCAGCAAAGTTCGGGATGCCCGTAGATGGGAGACTGGTGTTGGGGAGCTTTGGGGAAATGTCGTCACACCATCGACCAGGAAGGCGAAcgataatttattattcaatggtaattgatattttattgtaatttGATTTTCAGCCCGCTTCTCCTGATGCCCATTTGCCGCCAGATTTGACGATCCGGAAACGCGTCGGTCGAAGGGTTGGTTGCCCATTGTCGAATATTGATTGGTGGTCACTAAAGTTGAATAGTCAATTTCCGCCCTCACATTAAAGGTCAGGCAATACATAGCTGGGTGAGTGAAATGTTCGTGATAGAAAGGATATTTGCTACTATCATTACAGTATTATACGCTCTTTTTCATAACTGTTCGTTGCTGTCTGTTGCTTACAAccattttaatcatttgaatGGATGGCAACGATCATAGAATTCTGTTATTACTCTTAACATTTAGTAAAGGTATGTTAGTTTCAAACGAGTCACGCTCGAATCTGTTTGGTCGTCTTGAATAAAAGGCCCGTAAACGTAATACACTGCGAAGTAAAGACATTTAGCTAGCTGAGTCCTCATGATATTGAGTTATCACTCCAGTCATGTGTTAACTGTTGATTATGGCTTGTCATTCTCAACTCCATACGGAACTCCGCGGCGAGTGCAGAATAGAGTCATAAGATACGTTTCATGTGGATGACCATGTAAATATAGTTAACTTAAGCACAAATGTGGGAATCTGCTGTGATCTGTTCGAATAGAATACAACGAGAACGATGCGGTACAAGAGAGTGAGTTCGTCGTatttaagagagagagaagccgtTGATCTGGTTAGAAAAGGGACTGGCACAATATGAGTCTAGAGACTGCTGATGCTAGGTATGAAATGAAGATGAGATGTATATTTTCCTGCAAAGCACCTCACATATTTTTACTCAACATGAATTGCACAACCTACGGTACATTCGAGTATTTTGTTATCTTACTTCTACGAGAAACACTATTGGAAGTAGAAACTTTTTCGCTTCATCATTCGGTTTCACCGGAATCAATAGccgcaggagcaggagcatatAACAAACATTGAACTAGCTCTGTACAACGCTCTGGTATTGAGTGACCACAAATCGAAATAGAAGATTCACGTTGCCGTAGAGTGGGGGAAAAAGTTGACGAAAAGGTCAGCCGGGGAATATTTGTGAATATGTTATCCGCTTGTATTACTTGCTTATCATTACTTAGCCGTACTGCTGCAACTTTCATGAAATAAACtttgtttacattctttttccttcttattgtttaatttttgtctatattttaatttaaaaataagtaCTAGCGTTAGTTGACACTGAAATGCAACTTGTGAGCGCACACAATTTTG is a window of Anopheles aquasalis chromosome 2, idAnoAquaMG_Q_19, whole genome shotgun sequence DNA encoding:
- the LOC126575389 gene encoding homeotic protein proboscipedia; amino-acid sequence: MQEVCSSIDHMGAQIKSESPAIGSLQGSASVVGEPDITSPQQSHVAQQQQQQQTIITGGQLVAGRKQVICDKPARTSVSLPVSTPIELQNQQQQQQPHAADTSFWMQNESGFINSQPSMAEFLTHIDSESPKLITQGYPMAPSDSMESVPEYPWMKEKKTARKATAQAEFVAENGLPRRLRTAYTNTQLLELEKEFHFNKYLCRPRRIEIAASLDLTERQVKVWFQNRRMKHKRQTLSKTDDDESGKDDLKDSNSKKSCQGCELPSDDIPDSTSSSRGLNNSTPNTAMTPNSTVELGTPTGGGGSGNAVSADSSVASTGSLDDDEEIHAKVKKKPEMIKKESVSSSKIINSNQFKAFEGVGYHSKKDNGPNTSTPVPIPVPHSPVSTSAISPISNNINNNNTTSSNNNLQTYYNQPGPYSVIKHKQPHGLPGHETGSPTTAPSATMPGGPSASGMYYTGNNKHEYFGKGDPNMHYQQYPHHQKSGLPPSTGAGPQNPLNAVYPGGAHASNKAEFGPALANIKNFGSKVLLQDPSSKLQPQQPQQVQQHPQPMLHETAFHHQNQLYYNNCDPSVNTTPQYTGGGQYYSNDYDGQHEFGGGYYDPVKTTAVPQGHYYDGMGSYHQGAMPNAGSGNMDYQGNSAAYMGMGVGTSGSIGNEACESFPYHQASSAGSVAYYDHHQQPPIHPQHQQHHQQLHVFHQQQQQHPTNNSMVISNGLNGGVVSLDNSNSSSDFNFLSNLANDFAPEYYQLS